The DNA window ttgcattttgcacgAGGTAAACAAACCCGATCGATTCAGTGTCAAGGTGTCCAATCACACTATCAAGACGACGGAAAACTGCTCGTTCTGCTGGCGTACATCTCTATAGTTTATACACTGAAGTGCCTTTTTACGCGGAATTGGTTCCGAGTAAATTAAATTcgcgaggaaaaaaaataaaaaattaggtTTTGCTAATTTACAAATCCAAACCCCTTCAAACTTATGTGGCTTTGCTTAAGCAGACTGAGTCAGAATCTGTCAAAATGATAGAACATTTGCTTAAaatctgactcagtttcggggtgAAGCAGaaaccgtttttaaaattgTGGCGTAAAGCAAACTAtcaaaattcggtttggtgaccAATTCCGAAGAAAGCATTCTTCGTCGACCACAGAAGTCGAAAGCATTCTTGTTGGTAGACAGAAGTATCTTTGACTGTTTATATGAAAAAGTCGTGGCCCCAGCTTCTCCGAAATTTCCTCTcgaaaagaattttgatagttgGTTTTTATTCCCTAACTCAGAATTTAGACGAGTTTCAAGAAACGAAAATCTACGCTGAAAAACCCGCACAAAAAAGATTTAGGAGTGCTCTGTGTTCCATATCTGCTTCACTTAACAAGGTTGGTTCACCGTTGCTGGTATTCGCGATGATTTGCAAAACGATAAAAATATGCACTTGTACACTGACGGTCACTCTCCTTCCTGGGTTTATTGAGAACTCACTCTCGCGCTCCCGCTTCAAACAGAAGTAACTCTCGTTCACCCGCTGATGTGCCGTGCGAGCTTTTCTTTCGCGCACTCATTCATCAACGCAAGTTTGCCATCTGGTGGTGAAACAAGATAAGCTGTTCTCTGATCAACGACGGGGAGCGACCAGTGTTGACGACATACacattgtttcatatttcacgCTGGTTCCACTGCGCTTTTTTTCGATAAGAGTACCTTGTTTATGCTCAGAGGGGAAGAAAAACGATTTCGAAGTTAATGATAATAGTTTTTAGTAGATACACTTGAGTTAAACAtaaaaaatcttcgaaaatgtgtattctgtgATTCTAGGTTAGGGTTCACAACCGCCCAATTTAAGAATATTTAAACAACCCATCAAAGCATAACAAATATAAATTCACTTTTGGCAAGAATTAGCTCTCATTTTGAGTATACACAACTTTGTACGAAGTGGTTTTATACCTATtaagaaagaaaaatttaaaaatatgctgCAATATCCCTCTTTTGCATAATAAATCTATTGCCATCTGGAaggaaatttgttttcttccacTTCACTTTCAGTTTTATATACAAATATGACCAATTTTCTTAAAGAATGCAAAAATTGCgtaaacttttgaaaattttctactgATTTGACAGTTCATTCGTAAAACATCCACCTCAAGCAGGTAGCGCTccatatatcgtcgctgttgtgctatcttatgacaagcgccattttgcacatttcgagaaaaacgatttttaaagtttaagaTTGAATGTCAtcacgcagaaaaattatttttaatctcAATTAATATGAGGGTTGAATCCAAAAAATTACCAAGTTgttctgtgttcaataaaaaatatatgttaatataaataaaacaattgttgatTTAATTCTAAAGAATTTATTGGATCAAATATTTTCAACGATTAAATCCAAAAAATATGTTGTTGATCCCACGATAACAATAACCGAAACAAAATCAAATTTAGTTAATTGAATAACGTCGTTTTGTAGATTTAAACGTAATaaatatttgaatcaatgcataTCAGACGTTGAATCAAAAAACGATGTTTGTTAATTCAAAATTTttcctttattattttaaatgtaATAAATATTGGAATTAAAACACTTCAAATAATGaaggaaaaccatttttgttttgcttaaaaGAATGAATTCAGAGAATACACATAATTTGACTTGTTCCCAGTTATACCCATTCTGGAAATGGTTCGTGATTCTGactggagtcagtatggatacgaatcaatcggtttcggaatccatactgactccattcaggactccgaatggtttgaccgggttgcAGGGCCTATAATTGTATTTACTGAGCTTTGATTTGACAACGGATCTGTGTCAATTACAACAAAACAATCAGTGTCTACTATTCATTTTCTCTAGGAAGTTGGTGCTGACGAATATGAGACATAACGTTCTTTAACTCAAACAACAATTTTAGGGCATTACCGATGACTTGAGAGAGCGTTTCCGTTCCATCTCTCAATCCCACTGATTGCAGCGTCAATTTCAACAGCAGTGTGCATATGTTCAAATGGCTTAGATTTGTATCACCAACGAGGTAAATATCCCCAAAATGCTGTACAATCAGCTGCAAACTAGCCGTCAAAGTTGAAGTTTTCCAGTGCACGCTACGCGAGGATGTTTATCGGAGTGTCCTTGATCTACTACTCGTACACGTTGATGTTGAAAGTTGCTTTAAAGGAAGAAATAGTTGTCATCAGTAGTTCTATAGAACAAACTAATATCAATTTACCTCGAGTTGTACTTGGCAAAAATGTCATGCTTGATGCTTAAAATATTCACCGCCACAGGCGGATTTTTTCGTACAGCTCTACAAACAGGCGATTAATCCAGTGCTTAATCAACTCAAAACATTAATATCATCATGTTTTTCCTGTTTGCCTTAATGACATGTTCCAATAAAATCATGCAAACAAAAATTTCTACGAAAATGTTCCTGTTGGGAGTGTTTTTTGGGGTAAACGCAGCTGTTATAAATTGATATAACCGGGTTTCGGTTTTCTCTTGAGCACAGTTAGGGTTACGCAAAAGTCGTATCTTGAAAGAAATGAATTGCTATCTCAATCAATATTCACCATTAGGATTAGTAATTAGTAACTTACTAAATGCGGACTTTGGTTCTGCAATGTACTTTCTTGAGGTCAGTTTTCAATGATAATTGCGCTGAATGTTTGCTCAGAGATCTTTCAAAGAATCCATTTGGAATCCTTGATAACAATATTGATCGCTCAAATTGGTCACTCGCGGTAGAAAAATGTCGTGTTTCCATATTTGTTCGTTTTTCGTACAATTTCACTCGATATCGAATTTGATAGACAGCGCCCTTCGTACTCAACAATAGTACCTTTAGTTTAGATGCACGtggaaacaaattttttttagttagaaGAGtcttttctttgtttgtttcaatTCAACGAGGATTGTTAAAATCATACAGTCAGTCATTTTGAATCAATCAGcaggatatttttttcaatcactAAATTCTTTGaaacaaacaataattttgtcgatCTACACGAAGTACTAACGACAAAACTTCTAAGATTGATTCAACATATATCCTGTTTGACCCAACCCAAAAATCcattcaatttaataaatttcttgattcaaaatgaaaaaaaaaatctcgattaaaatcaaagaaattatTTGTAGAATAGATATGCACTATTCTTTTGCGTGATGAAACGTATAAataatagaaacaattcagagaagacaattgatgcttctagcTATATTGTATTAACTCTcttaaatattacgaagatcggttgactatgttgcgagttctcactaaaaatgtaaacaaaagtcgcactcacacgtgtcataggtgtgtattgatgaaaaaatttgtatgacgtgtcataatcgtgtatgaaaaatttttcatagaaaaaaatcaccaattatgaacttttattcatatctttgacttcatttggtctataaacaatcggttagatgtattttgaaggaaataagtcagggaatctagaaaaaatagttatttttagttacagtgttgccaaataggcaatatttccattttaaatctaaaactgcatttttctcccaatacatgtatttttcttttgaaaattattatgccattgtgttcctacgatatttttacacataaaagcaactaaaactttattataacttgagccaatcatAAGATAttatgatttgaagcaaaaaactcacaatttcttatcacttttctcgctatatttcagtaaccaagcaaaatttcaaaactctggaaacgccatcttgtagagattcgttagacgagtaatgtggcatatctcactcagtttaccccaaaatggcgtttgttgtaagatagcacaacagcgacgatatatgtTTTCTACGCAAAGATGCCAATTACGAACTTATTTCCGGTTTTGCAGTTCATAGTACATTTGATTCTTCGGCTGAATCGTATTGAATTTTTATTCGTAGAAGTCCAATTACCTCACGAGAAGATTTTTCTGGGTATAATTTACTGACCTCCGAGGGTGGATTGTTCAGATGTACTGGAAAAGCACACTCGCTGCTTTACTCGAACGTTATATTATAGTTACAGTTGAAGCCTGGAAAATCCAACTAGCGACAAtcgttttttcttttgtttagagctaatccatgatgtcggaagtagtgcgctgtaGAGCACATCATTGCACGAAtacagcgcactacttccgatGCGATTCCATTGTTTGGAAtcagagaaaatacgattgtcgctggttgaattttccagttttcaatcgCAACCGGAATATTGATCGGCAATTTTAACACCGACGATTTGAATCAGAGAACCACGAAATCAATACGTTTTCTCAATGTGGTCGAGAATTTTGGGTTTAATGACGTCAATCATGAACCTACTCATGTTCATGCAGGGAAATGATCTCATATTGATTCATTATTGACCAATAGTGATAATTTTGTTGGTACATAATTACAGTTCTCAAAACATGACTTGATTTTTTGTACAATAAACATCTCACGTGCTAACTCGGaccaacaaaattattacacaAATTATAGTCATATTGCTTACGATACATTGCAGATGGCATTAGATGAGATGGACCGGTCCTTACTTTATAATAGAAATACTTCTGATTTGGCTGTCGATTTCCTGAGTCTACGTCTGGTTGAACTTTACGATACATTCGTTCCAGTTTATGTGCCTAAggaccgatttcttcaccctcgcttaacgcttaagccaggtttaaacgtactggtgaacctggtttaaaagctaagcgagggtgaataAATTGACCCAAAACCTTTACATAATGAGTTCAACCTtctggaagtcgcgctagtagtgcactgagtgcacgctgctctgaaaatctagcgaaatcgtcttagggcaacAGCAgctactcgttcagtgggccataagcgcgacttcacgctgaaacacttacccccccccccctcccccccgccCCCTTAATTGAAACGTATAAGAGCTGAAAAAATAATCAGTATGCAATTATTGCTATGCTTGCCGCTTGGGCAACGCTGCAGTCACTGCAGGCTTCTATACTGCATTGTCATTGTAATTCCGCGCCTTTTTCAAACTCAGCTTTTGGCACTGTGCGCTTCTTAAACGTTAAGTAATTTTCTACCTATTTTTGAGTAACTGAAATTCCCGTAAAGGAACTCAATTTATTACAGTTTTTCTTTTCCGTGTAGTGAGCGTAGTGAGTGACCGTACGACTGACAGCTGATGTATAGTTGTTTACCATTTTAGAGCAAACAAAAAATAGCTGTTTACCTTCTTGTAATTTTTATCACACTAGTGATCGGGAAATGTCGTTTATATTGCAAAGAACGTTCAATCGCAGCATTTTCAGTCTATTGAAACAAAGTTTCCCCCAAGTATCGTACTGTTGCTTAGAACGTTCAACCTATTTGTTAGATCATCATCGAAGCTACGTCGGTTTAGCCGTCACGTCGACTGAAGTATTACACAATCAAAATATCCAGTTGCTGCGATTTAAATCGAAAAAAGCTAACCGAAAGGAACAGTCCGGTGGTGCCCATGAGAAGGATGAagacgacgacgatgatgatgacgacCATCAGTTGGACGCTTATGATGAATTGGTGACGGACAAACACACGAAGCTGGTGAAAACCAGCGTCAGTTCGCTGCGAGCGGATTTAATCCTGAAAGCAG is part of the Topomyia yanbarensis strain Yona2022 chromosome 1, ASM3024719v1, whole genome shotgun sequence genome and encodes:
- the LOC131683400 gene encoding mitochondrial transcription rescue factor 1; translation: MSFILQRTFNRSIFSLLKQSFPQVSYCCLERSTYLLDHHRSYVGLAVTSTEVLHNQNIQLLRFKSKKANRKEQSGGAHEKDEDDDDDDDDHQLDAYDELVTDKHTKLVKTSVSSLRADLILKAGLGIARNKVENLFYESKIRVNGRKLLKKSTVLDVGDEIDVVKGTSPTNPDHLIVSRVEILGVTPKSESISVNLRRHKSLIIENYETDAVIEDK